CCGCCGCGCTGAAACGGCTCATGCCGGCGTGCAGTTGCTTGTCGTCGCCGAAGACCAGGCTGCGGCCTTCACCGTACAGGTGCACCATGGGCGTGGGGCGGATGACGGCGTAGCCGTGGCGGGCCAGCTCAAGCTCCTGGATGATGCGGGGCTGCAGCAGCGCCATCGTGTAGGAGGCGACCGATACCCGGTAGCCGGGCCAGACGGCCTCGCTGACCGCCGCGCCGCCGATCACGTCGCGCCGCTCCAGTACGCAGACCTTGCGGCCCGCGCGGGCCAGGTAGGCGCCGCATACCAGCCCATTGTGTCCGCCGCCGATGATGATCGCGTCGTAGCTAGCCGCCATGAGAGTCTTTTCCGTCAGTCGGGTTTATGGGGAGTGGGCTGCAAGGCCATGATGGCCAGGCAGACGACGAGCGACAGCAGGGTAAGCAGGGTCGACACGGCGGCCAGCACCGGGGAGACTTCCCAGCGGATCGCGCTGTACATCTTGACCGGCAGGGTCAGGGTTTCCGGGCCGGTGATGAAATAGGCGATGATGACCTCGTCGAAGGAAATCAGGAACGCGAAGAGTGCCCCCACCAGCACGGAAGGGCGGATCTGCGGGAGCACGACTTCCATGAAGATCCGCAGGCGGCTGGCGCCCATGATCATGGCGGCGGTTTCCAATGCCGGATCCGCATGGCGCAGGCCGGCGCCCAGGGCGACCAGCATGAAGGGGATGGTGGCCACCGTATGCGCCAGCACCACGCCTATCGTCGTGTTCACCATGTGCAGCGCCGCCAGGTGCATGTACATGCCCAGGCCCAGCACCACCACCGGCACCAGCATGGGCGCCAGCGAAACCAATTCCACCACACGCCGGCCGCGGAAGCGCCCGCGAGCCAGCGCATAGGAAGCCGGCAGTGCGATCAACAGCGACAGCACCGTCACGCAGGCGGCCACCAGCAGGCTCTGCAAGGCCG
This genomic interval from Bordetella genomosp. 8 contains the following:
- a CDS encoding ABC transporter permease, producing MNGSRTVPQPHFTARHAWRLAGAAAAWVGYVFLLMPSLVVIPISFGGGQELSFPPRQLSLALFRQFLSDPAWWGSALQSLLVAACVTVLSLLIALPASYALARGRFRGRRVVELVSLAPMLVPVVVLGLGMYMHLAALHMVNTTIGVVLAHTVATIPFMLVALGAGLRHADPALETAAMIMGASRLRIFMEVVLPQIRPSVLVGALFAFLISFDEVIIAYFITGPETLTLPVKMYSAIRWEVSPVLAAVSTLLTLLSLVVCLAIMALQPTPHKPD